A genome region from Manis pentadactyla isolate mManPen7 chromosome 5, mManPen7.hap1, whole genome shotgun sequence includes the following:
- the LARP7 gene encoding la-related protein 7 isoform X4 → METESGNPEKVMEEESTDKKKEVEKKKRSRVKQVLADIAKQVDFWFGDANLHKDRFLREHIEKSRDGYVDISLLVSFNKMKKLTTDGKLIARALKSSAVVELDLEGTRIRRKKPLGERPKDEDERTVYVELLPKNVNHSWIERVFGKCGNVVYISIPHYKSTGDPKGFAFVEFETKEQAAKAIEFLNNPPEEAPRKPGIFPKTVKNKPIPALGVPEEKKKKKKKKGRMKKDNIQKESSVDTSKESVCKMKRSRITSEGSEVEITEPQKPPSKKKKKREKAEVSSLPLVRTGKRKRSSSGDAEYLTPRSKVKKMAQKNIKKEASEISKENKDLEVSTEEEKDTGDIKDGSLLKAKRKHKKKHKERHKMGEEVIPLRVLSKSEWIDLKKEYLALQKASMASLKKTISQIKSESEMETDHGVPNKSGMKNEKAANSEECCPQEKVNAAGPQFVSGVIVKIISTEPLPGRKQVRDTLAAISEVVYVDLLEGDTECHARFKTPEDAQAVINAYMEIKKKHCWKLEILSGDHEQRYWQKILVDRQAKLNQPREKKRGTEKLITKAEKIRLAKTQQASKHIRFSEYD, encoded by the exons ATGGAAACTGAAAGTGGAAATCCAGAAAAGGTGATGGAAGAGGAAAGCACtgacaagaaaaaagaagtagaaaaaaagaaacgGTCTCGAGTTAAACAGGTGCTTGCAGATATTGCTAAGCAAGTGGACTTCTGGTTTGGAGATGCAAATCTTCACAAGGATAGATTTCTCCGAGAGCAtatagaaaaatctagagatggaT ATGTTGATATATCACTTCTCGTGtcttttaacaaaatgaaaaaattgacCACTGACGGAAAGCTAATTGCCAGAGCACTGAAGAGCTCAGCTGTCGTAGAG CTGGATTTAGAAGGCACGAGAATCAGAAGAAAAAAGCCTCTGGGTGAAAGACCAAAGGATGAGGATGAGCGGACAGTGTACGTG GAATTACTTCCCAAAAATGTTAATCACAGCTGGATTGAAAGAGTATTTGGGAAATGTGGCAATGTTGTTTATATAAGTATACCACATTATAAATCTACTGGAGATCCAAAGGGATTTGCCTTTGTAGAATTTGAAACCAAAGAACAAGCAGCAAAAGCTATTGAG TTTCTTAACAACCCGCCAGAAGAAGCACCTAGAAAGCCTGGTATATTTCCTAAGACAGTGAAAAATAAGCCCATTCCTGCCCTTGGAGTACCAG aagagaagaaaaagaagaagaagaagaaaggccGAATGAAAAAGGACAATATCCAGAAAGAGTCTAGTGTAGACACAAGCAAGGAGAGCGTCTGCAAAATGAAGAGATCCAGGATCACGTCCGAGGGCTCTGAAGTAGAGATAACTGAACCCCAAAAGCCaccttcaaagaaaaagaaaaaacggGAAAAAGCTGAAGTATCCAGCTTACCCTTAGTCAGAacagggaagaggaagagaagtagTTCTGGAGATGCAGAATACTTAACTCCCAGATCTAAAGTGAAGAAAATGGctcagaaaaacattaaaaaagaagcttCAGAaatctccaaagaaaacaaag attTAGAAGTCTCTACTGAGGAGGAAAAGGATACGGGAGATATAAAAGATGGATCACTCTTAAAGGCAAAAAGGAAACATAAGAAAAAACACAAGGAGAGGCATAAAATGGGAGAAGAGGTCATACCACTAAGAGTACTATCAAA gAGTGAATGGATAGATTTGAAAAAAGAGTATTTAGCACTGCAAAAAGCCAGCATGgcttccttaaaaaaaacaatATCCCAAATAAAATCAGAGTCGGAAATGGAAACAGACCATGGAGTACCTAATAAGTCTGgaatgaaaaatgagaaag CAGCAAACAGTGAAGAGTGTTGTCCCCAGGAGAAGGTTAATGCAGCAGGACCACAGTTTGTGAGTGGTGTGATTGTGAAGATAATCAGCACCGAGCCTCTACCTGGCAGAAAACAAGTCAGG GATACTTTGGCAGCTATCTCAGAAGTTGTTTATGTTGATTTGCTAGAAGGAGATACAGAATGCCATGCTAGATTTAAAACTCCTGAGGATGCTCAAGCAGTAATAAATGcatatatggaaattaaaaagaaacactgCTGGAAACTCGAGATCCTTTCTG gtGATCATGAACAGAGATACTGGCAAAAGATTCTGGTAGATAGGCAGGCCAAACTTAATCAGCCTCGTGAAAAGAAAAGAGGCACTGAGAAG ttAATCACCAAAGCTGAAAAGATTAGACTTGCAAAGACTCAACAAGCAAGTAAACACATTAGATTTTCTGAATATGACTGA